Proteins from a genomic interval of Rhizobium rhododendri:
- a CDS encoding DUF982 domain-containing protein encodes MKSDMFRQPVSILVGLGFPTEVCGVMDAYRHLIEWPASLRDPAHSVVLKACNAALRGEIEAETVRGLFAAFAEKHDLLAPETNVIAPSRQRRDRDPQVR; translated from the coding sequence ATGAAATCCGATATGTTCAGACAGCCCGTTTCCATTCTTGTCGGTCTTGGCTTTCCGACGGAAGTATGCGGCGTGATGGACGCCTACCGGCATCTCATCGAATGGCCTGCCTCACTTAGAGACCCAGCCCATTCGGTTGTGCTCAAGGCATGCAATGCCGCGTTGCGGGGTGAGATCGAAGCAGAGACCGTGCGGGGACTGTTTGCCGCCTTTGCCGAGAAACACGATCTGCTGGCGCCCGAAACAAACGTGATCGCCCCGTCACGCCAGCGGCGTGACCGGGATCCTCAGGTACGATGA
- a CDS encoding TetR/AcrR family transcriptional regulator, with amino-acid sequence MSSDSREKILLAARTMAQAHGYGGLSVRDLAADVGIKAASLYYHFPSKADLATAVAKRYWEDSAEYLEGLLAETPHDPGRSLHRYPETFRWALQNDNRMCLCSFMGAEYDDLPEALKKEVQTFADVNVAWLSKTLFAAGIVGHEESEARAHAIFAAVAGAQLMARSRSDITLYDALIDAYRIAGLLPA; translated from the coding sequence ATGAGTTCGGATTCTCGAGAGAAGATTTTGCTGGCAGCCAGAACAATGGCGCAGGCGCATGGTTACGGAGGACTGAGCGTCCGCGATCTGGCGGCGGATGTTGGCATCAAGGCCGCAAGCCTCTACTACCACTTCCCGAGCAAGGCGGATCTCGCGACCGCCGTGGCGAAGCGATACTGGGAAGACTCGGCCGAATACCTTGAGGGTCTGCTGGCAGAGACGCCGCACGATCCGGGCCGCTCCCTGCATCGATATCCTGAGACATTTCGTTGGGCGTTGCAGAACGACAACCGCATGTGCCTCTGCAGCTTCATGGGTGCCGAGTACGACGACTTGCCTGAGGCGCTAAAAAAAGAAGTGCAGACTTTCGCCGATGTCAACGTGGCGTGGCTGAGCAAAACCCTTTTTGCTGCAGGGATTGTCGGCCATGAAGAGAGCGAAGCACGAGCTCATGCCATCTTCGCCGCCGTGGCCGGCGCCCAGCTAATGGCAAGGAGTCGATCAGACATAACACTCTATGATGCCTTGATCGACGCCTATCGCATTGCCGGGCTCCTTCCGGCATAG
- a CDS encoding HAMP domain-containing sensor histidine kinase, which yields MRRLFWRIFAIVWLTMAASLALLFVINSVFGVVPLPEELRDQRTGLALDTAAVLLAKNGVGITQQYLTAVATTPSPVHLSLAVIGDSMACATKVTGQFERRILYGGQCYQVIAVTTEIDFLARNLPKLVPWSSAMLAAAVTAYWLAQYLTRPVEQLRGGLRALAQGHFDVRIGGDTNLKRDEIQALAHDFDVTAARLQDFQDIQRRLFHDVSHELRSPLSRLQAAVGLLKQNPSRLQAMAERLEREIARMDDLVGEVLTLARLTASDKQPMERQTVDLVDFLQEIVDDCAFEGASRNIHVTYEGAKSFVTSVNGELIYRAIENVVRNAVKYAPPDSRVVICAERAGQNFVITVLDEGPGIAKDILAAIFQPFRRGNDVPEGTPGFGLGLAITKHAFASHSGHVEAELPAKGGLLMRMTLPV from the coding sequence ATGCGGAGGCTCTTCTGGAGAATTTTCGCGATTGTCTGGCTGACGATGGCGGCGTCGCTTGCGCTATTGTTCGTCATCAATTCCGTTTTCGGCGTAGTACCCCTCCCCGAGGAACTTCGCGATCAAAGAACAGGCCTGGCACTTGATACAGCCGCAGTGCTCTTGGCGAAAAACGGTGTTGGGATAACACAACAATACCTGACGGCAGTCGCCACGACACCCTCACCCGTTCATCTGAGCCTGGCGGTCATTGGAGATTCCATGGCATGTGCAACAAAGGTTACGGGTCAATTCGAGCGACGTATCCTCTATGGTGGCCAGTGCTATCAAGTGATCGCAGTCACAACAGAAATCGATTTTTTGGCGCGCAATCTGCCAAAGCTCGTCCCCTGGTCGTCGGCAATGCTCGCTGCTGCGGTTACGGCCTATTGGCTAGCCCAGTATCTGACACGACCGGTAGAGCAGTTGCGAGGCGGTCTTCGCGCACTTGCGCAGGGTCACTTCGATGTCAGGATTGGCGGCGACACCAATCTGAAAAGAGACGAGATTCAAGCGCTCGCCCATGACTTCGACGTGACAGCCGCCCGTCTTCAGGATTTCCAGGATATCCAGCGACGTCTTTTCCACGACGTGTCTCACGAGCTTCGGTCGCCCCTATCTCGACTTCAGGCGGCCGTGGGGCTGCTGAAGCAGAATCCCAGCCGGTTGCAGGCTATGGCCGAGCGCCTTGAGCGAGAGATCGCGCGGATGGACGACCTCGTCGGTGAAGTTTTGACGCTCGCGAGACTGACGGCGAGCGACAAACAGCCAATGGAGCGGCAGACTGTCGATCTGGTCGATTTTCTTCAGGAGATTGTCGATGACTGCGCTTTTGAAGGCGCCTCCCGCAACATCCACGTCACCTACGAAGGCGCGAAATCTTTCGTCACATCGGTAAATGGCGAGCTTATTTACAGGGCTATCGAAAACGTCGTGCGCAATGCAGTAAAATACGCGCCGCCGGATTCAAGGGTTGTCATTTGCGCAGAAAGAGCCGGCCAAAACTTCGTCATCACAGTCCTCGATGAAGGACCCGGCATAGCGAAAGACATCCTCGCCGCCATATTCCAGCCGTTCCGCCGTGGAAACGATGTGCCTGAAGGTACCCCCGGCTTCGGACTCGGATTGGCAATCACCAAACATGCTTTCGCCAGCCACAGCGGCCATGTGGAAGCGGAGCTTCCTGCCAAAGGCGGTCTGCTCATGCGGATGACACTTCCCGTTTGA
- a CDS encoding amidase — MSTTLTNLDATKLAELIRTRDISPVEVVQAHLDRIASVNPKVNAIVSLAEGALDAARSAEASVLAGEKLGPLHGVPFTVKDSIDTAGVLTQRGSPIFRGRTPDADATSVARMKAAGGILLAKTNLPEFSYWIESDNLLTGRSNNPWNLDRTPGGSSGGESAAIAAGMSPLGLGTDLAISIRGPAAQTGITSMKATHGRIPMTGIWPRAPCRFWHVGPMARSVRDVALAYSLMVGPDGADGFASSTAQFDTGVGTSPDRPIRVGWLVEPGFGPIDLEVAATVKAAAEALEGQGAIIEQVRIPALEKDFALDVFNRLHVMEMKPDFAEATARRGQDELYMMAKAMLAAPDTIMKDYIEAEQAAERLRDGFADYFQRYDALITPVQPIPAQKHGTTEFLINGQTVDATYLQGSTVPLNVTGLPGLTMRFGTSHDGMPIGIQLVSRWQAETTILHLAALLESVSTVRDLRPVV; from the coding sequence ATGAGCACAACTCTCACCAATCTCGATGCCACCAAACTGGCCGAACTTATCCGCACCAGGGATATCTCGCCCGTTGAAGTCGTCCAGGCGCACCTGGATCGGATCGCTTCAGTCAACCCAAAGGTCAATGCGATCGTCTCGCTGGCAGAAGGCGCACTCGACGCTGCCAGGTCAGCAGAGGCATCCGTCCTCGCCGGCGAAAAGCTCGGCCCACTCCATGGCGTCCCATTCACAGTCAAGGATTCAATCGACACAGCAGGTGTCCTCACGCAGCGCGGTTCGCCCATCTTCAGGGGCCGCACTCCAGATGCCGACGCCACAAGTGTTGCCCGAATGAAGGCGGCTGGCGGCATCCTCCTGGCAAAGACCAATCTTCCGGAATTCTCCTACTGGATCGAAAGCGACAACCTGCTTACGGGCCGCTCGAACAACCCCTGGAACCTCGACCGCACACCTGGGGGGTCGAGTGGCGGCGAGTCCGCTGCAATTGCCGCCGGCATGTCGCCGCTGGGTCTGGGCACCGATCTGGCGATCTCCATCCGTGGACCGGCGGCGCAGACCGGCATCACATCGATGAAAGCAACCCATGGCCGCATCCCCATGACGGGGATCTGGCCGCGGGCACCTTGCCGCTTCTGGCATGTCGGTCCGATGGCCCGTAGCGTTCGCGACGTCGCATTGGCCTATTCGTTGATGGTCGGGCCGGACGGGGCGGATGGCTTTGCATCGAGCACGGCCCAGTTCGATACGGGCGTCGGGACGTCGCCAGATCGTCCGATCCGTGTTGGCTGGCTGGTCGAACCTGGATTTGGTCCGATCGACTTGGAGGTGGCCGCCACCGTTAAGGCCGCCGCCGAAGCGCTCGAAGGCCAGGGCGCGATCATTGAGCAGGTTCGTATTCCGGCGCTTGAGAAGGATTTTGCGCTCGATGTGTTCAACCGCCTTCACGTGATGGAGATGAAGCCCGATTTCGCGGAGGCGACGGCCCGTCGCGGCCAGGACGAATTGTACATGATGGCAAAAGCCATGCTTGCTGCGCCCGACACCATTATGAAGGACTATATTGAAGCCGAGCAGGCGGCCGAGCGCCTGAGGGATGGTTTTGCCGACTATTTCCAGCGCTACGATGCGCTGATCACCCCTGTGCAGCCAATCCCGGCCCAGAAACATGGCACTACGGAGTTCCTGATCAACGGCCAGACTGTAGATGCGACCTATCTCCAGGGCTCGACCGTGCCCCTGAACGTCACTGGCCTGCCGGGTTTGACAATGCGGTTTGGTACCAGCCACGACGGCATGCCGATCGGCATCCAGTTGGTTTCAAGGTGGCAGGCAGAAACGACGATCCTGCACCTTGCTGCACTGCTGGAATCGGTCAGTACGGTTCGCGATCTGCGGCCCGTCGTCTGA
- a CDS encoding response regulator transcription factor: MPKVLLIDDDIELTTLLSEYLVEEGFDVETSTDARVGISGAADQSVDIIVLDVMMPRMNGIDALQRIRRLGNVPVLMLTAKGDNIDRISGLNLGADDYVAKPCSPGELVARIRAILRRAGGRLDEQDILRVGDLILNSAGRAAQWQGKPLELTGAEYNILDVLARNAGQLVPKQEISRRAFGRPLTPFDRRIDVHISSVRQKLGVRADGTSWIRAIRGQGYQLVQAL; this comes from the coding sequence ATGCCGAAAGTTCTTCTCATCGACGATGATATCGAGCTGACGACGCTTCTCAGCGAATATCTCGTGGAAGAGGGATTCGACGTCGAAACATCGACTGACGCCCGGGTCGGCATCTCCGGTGCCGCCGACCAATCGGTCGACATCATCGTTCTCGACGTCATGATGCCGAGAATGAACGGCATCGATGCGTTGCAGCGTATCCGCCGCCTTGGCAATGTTCCCGTCCTGATGCTCACGGCGAAAGGGGACAACATCGACCGGATTTCCGGCCTTAACCTCGGCGCCGACGATTATGTCGCCAAGCCCTGCTCTCCGGGTGAGCTTGTCGCGCGCATCCGCGCCATCCTCCGGCGAGCCGGAGGCCGACTTGATGAACAGGATATTCTTCGTGTCGGCGACCTGATCCTGAATTCTGCGGGCCGAGCAGCGCAATGGCAGGGAAAGCCGCTAGAATTAACGGGTGCCGAATACAATATTCTCGACGTGTTGGCGCGCAACGCCGGACAGCTTGTACCGAAACAGGAAATCTCCCGGCGTGCATTCGGTCGACCGCTGACGCCGTTTGACCGGCGCATAGATGTGCACATCAGCAGCGTCCGTCAAAAGCTCGGTGTTCGTGCTGACGGCACCTCGTGGATCCGCGCGATCCGTGGGCAAGGATACCAGCTGGTGCAGGCACTCTGA
- a CDS encoding efflux transporter outer membrane subunit, with protein MTIAQARFLWPSVRENAPPRSNGALPANRHFHVARHHRLWAGLNGAPRQLCALLLVAGGLSGCVVGPDYQKPSFPMAASWSGKAAVHADKPPQLAEWWKQIKDPILDDLIAQAVAANLDVATAKAKVREARASYREQVGTLLPSLEGTASATRNRTAAAAGAPATIYNNYQPGFDASWELDLFGGNKRAAEAAKYGVDAADEELRDTLVTLIGDVATYYIQAREYQQLTELARDSSKSQSQTASLTRTEYGAGGSSMVDVSKAEAQAASTHADIPTYEISYAKSVNRLGVLLGKSPLLLDGLLGKKSRLPAPPPRLSVGIPADILNTRPDVRQAERQLAQATAKIGEAEANRYPSVSLTGSINSSAASVSELGKKSTIGWSFGPSLTIPIFKGGQLKAAVDVAKAQRDQYVFAYQSAVLSALEDVQNAIVSLNRSRARSVDLGKAVEGYRTAANLSKKLKTSGEGDLFDVLDAERSLYSAQQNLIETRTDIATYYVSLNKALGGGWTGPIDISQPAARDLVEAPHLRAKPIAQ; from the coding sequence ATGACCATAGCCCAAGCCCGGTTTCTCTGGCCGAGCGTCCGTGAAAATGCTCCTCCCAGGTCCAACGGCGCATTACCGGCCAACCGCCATTTCCATGTTGCCCGACATCATCGTCTCTGGGCAGGCCTTAACGGAGCGCCCCGCCAGTTGTGCGCGCTGCTTCTGGTCGCCGGCGGGCTCAGTGGCTGCGTCGTGGGTCCGGACTACCAGAAGCCAAGCTTCCCTATGGCTGCAAGCTGGAGCGGGAAGGCGGCCGTCCATGCCGATAAGCCGCCTCAGTTGGCTGAGTGGTGGAAGCAAATAAAGGACCCAATTCTGGACGATCTCATCGCGCAGGCCGTTGCCGCGAACCTAGATGTTGCCACCGCAAAGGCCAAGGTGCGCGAAGCGCGTGCCAGCTATCGAGAGCAGGTGGGCACACTGCTTCCATCGCTCGAGGGTACGGCATCTGCGACGCGCAATCGCACCGCCGCTGCCGCCGGCGCGCCGGCGACGATCTACAACAATTACCAGCCGGGCTTCGATGCAAGCTGGGAACTCGATCTGTTCGGAGGCAACAAGCGCGCGGCGGAAGCCGCGAAATACGGGGTCGATGCGGCAGACGAGGAATTGCGCGATACGCTCGTGACCCTGATCGGGGACGTTGCCACCTATTACATTCAGGCACGGGAATACCAGCAGCTCACCGAACTGGCTCGCGATTCTTCCAAATCCCAGAGCCAGACTGCATCGCTCACACGGACGGAATATGGGGCGGGCGGCTCATCGATGGTGGATGTCTCCAAGGCCGAGGCGCAGGCTGCCTCCACCCATGCCGATATCCCGACCTATGAAATCTCCTATGCCAAGTCCGTCAACAGGTTGGGTGTGCTGCTCGGCAAGTCCCCGCTCCTGCTTGACGGCCTTCTTGGCAAGAAATCGAGGCTTCCAGCGCCTCCTCCGAGGCTATCGGTCGGAATACCCGCTGACATCTTGAACACCCGACCCGACGTCCGCCAGGCTGAACGGCAACTGGCCCAGGCGACCGCAAAGATCGGTGAGGCTGAGGCCAACCGGTATCCCTCGGTGAGCCTGACCGGATCCATCAATTCATCTGCCGCGAGCGTCTCGGAGCTCGGAAAGAAATCCACGATCGGCTGGTCGTTCGGGCCGTCGCTTACAATCCCAATCTTCAAGGGTGGCCAGTTGAAGGCAGCGGTCGATGTCGCCAAGGCGCAGCGCGACCAATACGTGTTCGCTTATCAGTCAGCCGTCCTCTCCGCTTTGGAGGACGTTCAAAACGCCATCGTTTCCCTCAATCGATCGCGTGCCCGGTCGGTGGACCTCGGCAAGGCTGTCGAAGGCTATCGCACGGCCGCCAATCTCTCCAAAAAGCTCAAGACATCCGGTGAAGGCGATCTGTTCGATGTGCTGGACGCCGAGCGCTCGCTGTACTCCGCTCAACAGAACCTCATCGAGACCAGGACCGATATCGCCACTTACTACGTCTCGCTGAACAAAGCCCTCGGGGGCGGTTGGACCGGCCCAATTGACATTTCACAGCCTGCCGCGCGCGATCTGGTCGAAGCGCCGCACCTACGAGCAAAGCCAATCGCCCAATGA
- a CDS encoding usg protein — translation MNFSSDLERQLKGYGLTTAHILYRIPDFESVLQTYVWQDYDLAPDFPEMRRFLDFWQASLDGPLHSVRYSHQRLIGPNEWRRVDGEFQLH, via the coding sequence ATGAATTTTTCATCTGATCTGGAGCGCCAGCTGAAAGGCTATGGGCTGACAACCGCCCATATTCTCTATCGCATCCCGGATTTCGAATCCGTCCTGCAGACCTACGTCTGGCAGGATTACGATCTCGCCCCTGACTTTCCCGAAATGCGCAGGTTCTTGGATTTCTGGCAGGCTTCCCTCGATGGGCCGCTGCATTCGGTGCGTTATAGCCACCAGCGCCTGATCGGCCCCAATGAGTGGCGGCGCGTCGACGGGGAATTCCAACTCCACTGA
- a CDS encoding efflux RND transporter periplasmic adaptor subunit: MTNSRQIEPTENSRHRSNRLVHRVLATAIVTCWVGVAQVSAEEQAKTEGAAALTVVAVKPETKDWPETVPATGWLKPWHEAVIESETSGLRITEVLADVGSVVKKGDILVRLNQETVIADLRKEEAAVVSKQASLTKAKADADRARQMSGSGALSDQKQVEYLTTEQSAQADLDSEQATLTSQRIKLAQTTIAAVDDGIITSRSASLGAVVSTGTELFRLTRQQRIEWQAEIPTQYLMKIKEGQTSEIRRPDGATFKGTVRLIAPTVSTDTGRSIVYVALPKEPQPRSGLYVSGTIDIGNKDALTVAESSLVFKDGINYVFTIDQAHKVHRTRVDVGRRRDNRVEISSGLKGDEAIVQSGGAFLSEGALVKVDGAAQ, encoded by the coding sequence ATGACAAATTCGCGCCAAATCGAACCGACTGAAAATTCCCGACATCGCTCTAACCGTCTCGTTCATCGGGTGCTGGCGACTGCCATCGTCACCTGTTGGGTAGGCGTGGCACAGGTCTCGGCGGAAGAACAGGCAAAGACCGAGGGAGCAGCTGCATTGACGGTGGTCGCGGTCAAGCCGGAAACCAAGGACTGGCCCGAAACCGTGCCGGCGACCGGCTGGCTCAAGCCGTGGCATGAAGCCGTCATTGAATCCGAAACGAGTGGGCTGCGTATCACCGAGGTCCTGGCGGACGTCGGCAGCGTTGTAAAAAAGGGCGACATTCTGGTTCGGCTCAACCAGGAGACAGTAATTGCGGATCTGCGCAAGGAGGAAGCCGCTGTCGTATCCAAGCAGGCATCCCTGACAAAGGCGAAAGCGGATGCTGACCGGGCCCGCCAAATGAGCGGTTCGGGAGCACTTTCCGATCAGAAGCAAGTTGAATATCTCACGACAGAACAAAGTGCGCAGGCGGACCTCGATTCCGAACAGGCTACGCTTACAAGCCAGCGCATCAAACTTGCGCAAACCACGATTGCCGCCGTCGATGACGGCATCATCACGTCGCGATCCGCGTCCTTGGGTGCCGTGGTATCCACAGGAACGGAGTTGTTTCGTCTCACGCGTCAGCAACGCATCGAGTGGCAGGCTGAGATTCCGACCCAATATCTTATGAAAATCAAAGAGGGGCAAACCTCGGAGATCAGACGTCCCGACGGCGCAACTTTCAAGGGTACCGTCAGGCTCATCGCGCCGACAGTCAGCACCGATACGGGTCGCTCGATCGTGTACGTGGCCTTGCCCAAGGAGCCGCAGCCCAGGTCGGGCCTCTATGTGTCGGGCACAATCGATATCGGCAACAAGGACGCCCTGACTGTGGCGGAATCCAGCTTGGTCTTCAAAGACGGCATCAATTACGTTTTCACAATCGATCAGGCGCACAAGGTTCACCGGACACGCGTCGATGTCGGTCGCCGCAGGGACAACCGGGTCGAAATTTCTTCTGGCTTGAAGGGCGATGAGGCAATTGTTCAGTCTGGCGGTGCTTTCCTGTCGGAAGGCGCGCTCGTGAAGGTTGACGGGGCGGCACAATGA
- a CDS encoding Hsp20 family protein, giving the protein MATSYDYAPLFRSSVGFDRVLNLRENAERARLTNDWPRFDIVKNDDDTYRISIAVAGFARDDLDISLQSKLLTVTGRKQEASTDCCLHRGISARPFEHRFELADHVRVNGADLSNGVLSIDLIHDIPEALKPRTISIQNEAALTSAAHAQIEARKAA; this is encoded by the coding sequence ATGGCAACATCTTACGACTATGCACCGCTGTTCCGCTCGAGCGTCGGCTTCGATCGGGTGCTCAACCTTCGGGAAAACGCTGAGCGCGCCCGCTTGACCAACGACTGGCCGCGCTTCGACATAGTCAAGAATGATGACGACACCTACCGGATATCGATCGCGGTGGCTGGCTTTGCCCGGGACGACCTCGACATCAGCTTACAGTCCAAGCTGCTGACTGTCACTGGCAGGAAGCAGGAAGCATCCACCGATTGCTGCCTGCATCGCGGTATCTCCGCCCGTCCGTTCGAGCACCGGTTCGAGCTTGCCGATCATGTCCGGGTGAACGGAGCAGATCTGAGCAACGGTGTCCTGTCGATCGATCTCATTCACGACATCCCAGAGGCCCTAAAGCCGCGCACAATCTCAATCCAAAACGAGGCCGCTTTGACCTCTGCCGCTCACGCGCAGATCGAAGCTCGCAAGGCTGCTTGA